From the Planifilum fulgidum genome, one window contains:
- a CDS encoding ATP-binding protein, translating into MKRKRLEVPALFRSGNLMVTKDGRGQAFYRVPQVNYEFLSSAEKRGLRDHLANFLNEFPHTLTWWQVPVPHSPQDILEKERPQVPADRLKAWEENIRATAEAIREMVPYRHPLFLAVDLEPVTGNLGEEIARNVYEIIRDPMALIDDIIGGEPYRLPWSEWKRFEQAEEEIFQRIRQEFHAGVERCSESEVLWLIERCGCRGVSPPFQEEPMELVVQDGYIYTSRADLERGLHDVVLDFGKQLGMVKWTKEFPDGQKSGWFSHLTLSWLPWGLRFPGGAEIFQHVRELDFPVELMVRTVPIPHEQALSQLQNVFQYITGQIQHVKESTREGDSDSTDLSDFERDLERKDINQELRQKVKEEQIPLFRAQMIFTVWGESPKMVRERRRKLIQAMKEIDLRLEVPIVKQKTLYCHTLPGSTEIDSFYFVRPTAEFIASFMPIGCSEVGDPSGTFIGITVPSGSRHGERAVGCSPAYLDESRARNQLSLTSSMLIMGTLGRGKSMLANWLIYNRLMRGVRQFVFEPKDEKWAWGFELPELRPLMNLVSLSTSVRDKGKLDPLLALGKDPRMREDVNERQYVADFALTLLLYLAGEPDTSLAGQAIGYAVDETLKNDDLPTMMRVIHYLEAFLRGEIRFPINREAARGEVDRVASFLKRQATRTKAQLLFGSGEEDPVDLSSPLTIVQMQELQFPDPSRPDYRQNMAVFTCIADLGRRFVNRPGSAKSVTFEEGHKLRDEKVGQMTYRELIRTCRSKDADVVMIVHNARDLRIDPSAKLREGEDGGEEIRSNMGNRCIFRVSDESEAASACEILGIEPTERNLSEIMNLGAGEWIMRDVEQRVAKVKFDLRRVNPRLFRAFDTRPEAMAERERKYGHLRNLPLEEAYRLLDEETKGAAG; encoded by the coding sequence GTGAAACGGAAACGGCTTGAGGTGCCCGCTCTCTTTCGCTCCGGCAATCTGATGGTCACCAAAGACGGACGAGGCCAGGCCTTCTACCGGGTGCCGCAGGTGAACTACGAGTTTCTCTCCTCCGCGGAAAAACGGGGACTTCGCGATCATCTGGCCAACTTCCTCAATGAATTTCCCCACACCCTGACCTGGTGGCAGGTGCCCGTTCCCCATTCCCCCCAGGACATACTGGAAAAGGAACGGCCGCAGGTGCCCGCCGACCGGCTCAAAGCGTGGGAGGAAAACATCCGGGCCACGGCGGAGGCGATCCGGGAAATGGTTCCCTACCGCCATCCCCTCTTTCTCGCCGTCGACCTGGAACCGGTCACCGGAAATTTGGGGGAGGAAATCGCCCGCAACGTCTATGAAATCATCCGGGATCCCATGGCCCTCATCGACGACATCATCGGCGGCGAACCCTATCGCCTTCCCTGGAGCGAGTGGAAGCGCTTCGAACAGGCGGAGGAGGAGATCTTCCAACGCATCCGGCAGGAATTTCACGCCGGCGTCGAGCGCTGCAGCGAAAGCGAAGTGCTGTGGCTGATCGAACGCTGCGGCTGCCGGGGCGTAAGCCCTCCCTTCCAGGAGGAACCGATGGAGCTGGTCGTGCAGGACGGCTACATTTACACCTCCCGGGCCGATCTGGAACGGGGACTCCACGATGTCGTCCTGGACTTCGGAAAACAGCTGGGGATGGTCAAGTGGACCAAGGAGTTCCCCGACGGCCAGAAGAGCGGCTGGTTCTCCCACCTCACCCTTTCCTGGCTGCCCTGGGGACTCCGTTTTCCCGGCGGGGCGGAAATCTTTCAGCACGTGCGGGAGCTGGACTTTCCCGTGGAACTGATGGTGCGGACCGTACCGATCCCGCACGAGCAGGCCCTGTCCCAGCTGCAAAACGTCTTCCAGTACATCACCGGCCAGATCCAACACGTCAAAGAATCCACCCGGGAGGGGGATTCCGATTCAACGGATTTGTCCGATTTCGAACGCGACCTGGAACGGAAAGACATCAACCAGGAGCTCCGGCAAAAGGTGAAGGAGGAGCAGATCCCCCTGTTCCGGGCGCAGATGATTTTCACCGTGTGGGGAGAAAGTCCGAAGATGGTCCGGGAGCGGCGCCGGAAGCTGATTCAGGCGATGAAGGAGATCGATCTCCGGCTGGAGGTGCCGATCGTCAAGCAGAAGACCCTATACTGCCACACCCTTCCGGGATCAACGGAGATCGACTCCTTTTACTTCGTTCGTCCCACCGCCGAATTCATCGCCTCCTTCATGCCCATCGGCTGCAGCGAGGTGGGGGATCCCTCCGGAACCTTCATCGGAATCACCGTTCCTTCGGGCAGCCGGCACGGGGAGCGCGCCGTCGGATGTTCGCCCGCCTATCTGGATGAGTCCCGGGCCCGCAACCAGCTTTCCCTCACCTCCTCCATGCTGATCATGGGAACGCTGGGCCGGGGCAAGTCGATGCTGGCCAACTGGCTCATTTACAACCGCCTGATGCGGGGGGTGAGGCAGTTCGTCTTTGAGCCGAAGGACGAAAAGTGGGCCTGGGGCTTCGAACTTCCGGAACTGCGCCCCCTGATGAACCTGGTCTCCCTGAGCACCTCCGTCCGGGACAAGGGGAAATTGGATCCCCTTCTCGCCCTCGGCAAGGATCCCCGGATGCGGGAGGACGTCAACGAACGGCAATACGTGGCGGATTTCGCCCTCACCCTGCTCCTCTACCTGGCGGGGGAGCCGGACACCAGCCTGGCGGGGCAGGCGATCGGCTACGCCGTCGACGAAACCCTGAAAAACGACGACCTGCCGACCATGATGCGGGTCATTCATTACCTGGAGGCTTTCCTCCGGGGAGAAATCCGCTTCCCCATCAACCGGGAGGCCGCCCGCGGCGAAGTGGACCGGGTGGCATCCTTTCTGAAGCGGCAAGCCACCCGGACCAAGGCCCAACTCCTGTTCGGCAGCGGGGAGGAGGATCCCGTCGACCTTTCCTCCCCCCTGACGATCGTCCAGATGCAGGAGCTGCAATTCCCCGATCCGAGCCGCCCCGACTACCGGCAAAACATGGCCGTCTTCACCTGCATCGCCGACCTGGGACGGCGCTTCGTCAACCGGCCGGGAAGCGCCAAGTCGGTCACCTTCGAGGAAGGGCACAAGCTGCGGGACGAAAAGGTGGGCCAGATGACCTACCGGGAGCTGATCCGCACCTGCCGGAGCAAGGATGCCGATGTGGTGATGATCGTCCACAACGCCCGGGACCTGCGGATCGATCCCTCGGCCAAATTGCGGGAAGGAGAGGACGGCGGGGAGGAAATCCGCTCCAACATGGGCAACCGCTGCATCTTCCGGGTGAGCGACGAGTCGGAAGCGGCGTCGGCCTGTGAGATCCTCGGGATCGAACCGACGGAACGGAACCTGTCCGAAATCATGAACCTGGGGGCGGGAGAATGGATCATGCGGGACGTCGAACAGCGGGTGGCCAAGGTGAAATTTGATCTGCGCCGGGTCAACCCCCGCCTGTTCCGCGCCTTCGACACCCGCCCCGAAGCCATGGCGGAGCGGGAACGAAAATACGGACACCTGCGCAATCTGCCCCTGGAGGAGGCGTACCGGCTGCTGGATGAAGAGACGAAGGGAGCGGCGGGATGA
- a CDS encoding ABC transporter permease, whose protein sequence is MTPRRWFFNRWKADLRFQFRVFSTVVDWTVALYVVVPGLILLVERYAAWWRGEAAWTAEVPSPLLWTAAFLFAWSGPFRLYLEPADQLFMWQRSDWMKTFILAGLWFGWGKRALESFLLLVLMAPFLRYKIDFSLPSLVGIWLFLWQAKACLAIVRRFLAGMGGMLLKGLMNGLILGLGGAAFVWIGNHAHPFGFYAGAASLAGCWSLLAWLRSRQKGAFFPEIDYERAQRLRWAALLLQTSGVVHRRLGVRKRPWLFPRSNSLFRRRTASHIVAEAAIKSFLRSGQQMIPYFQFVAVCAFALLVTPPLLRWGCWILFSFLFFLWGRSVWREWRFSNGMFDVWSQSGFPARAACQKAVFVLQQIGFLPLSAVMGAVTFGAWGAVWMLPAGWALSHVAVFLFFRLAPHL, encoded by the coding sequence GTGACGCCGCGCCGCTGGTTTTTCAACAGGTGGAAAGCGGATCTGAGATTTCAATTTCGCGTCTTCAGCACCGTGGTCGATTGGACGGTGGCCTTGTATGTGGTGGTTCCCGGGCTGATCCTGCTTGTCGAGCGGTACGCCGCCTGGTGGAGGGGAGAAGCGGCATGGACGGCGGAGGTACCGTCGCCTTTGCTTTGGACGGCCGCTTTCCTGTTTGCCTGGTCCGGACCTTTCCGCCTGTATCTGGAACCGGCGGACCAGCTCTTTATGTGGCAGCGTTCGGACTGGATGAAAACATTCATCCTTGCGGGCCTCTGGTTCGGCTGGGGAAAGCGAGCCCTGGAAAGCTTTTTGTTATTGGTTCTGATGGCACCCTTTCTGCGTTACAAGATCGATTTCTCGTTGCCTTCGCTGGTGGGAATCTGGCTTTTCCTGTGGCAGGCCAAGGCGTGTTTGGCCATTGTCCGGAGATTTTTGGCCGGGATGGGCGGCATGCTGCTCAAGGGGCTGATGAACGGATTGATCCTTGGCCTTGGCGGGGCCGCTTTTGTGTGGATCGGAAATCACGCCCATCCCTTTGGGTTTTACGCGGGAGCGGCGTCCCTCGCGGGATGCTGGAGCCTGCTGGCGTGGCTTAGAAGCCGGCAGAAAGGGGCTTTTTTCCCGGAAATCGACTATGAGCGGGCCCAGCGGTTGCGGTGGGCCGCCCTCCTTTTGCAGACGTCGGGGGTGGTGCATCGGAGATTGGGGGTCAGGAAGCGGCCCTGGCTGTTTCCCCGCTCAAATTCCCTCTTTCGCCGGCGGACCGCTTCCCACATCGTGGCGGAGGCGGCGATCAAATCGTTTCTTCGCAGCGGTCAGCAGATGATTCCATATTTCCAATTTGTCGCGGTTTGCGCCTTCGCCCTCCTGGTGACCCCGCCCCTTTTGCGGTGGGGATGCTGGATTTTGTTTTCCTTTCTGTTTTTCCTGTGGGGGCGTTCCGTTTGGAGGGAGTGGCGCTTCTCCAACGGGATGTTCGATGTCTGGTCGCAATCGGGTTTTCCGGCCCGCGCCGCTTGTCAAAAAGCCGTTTTCGTTCTTCAGCAGATCGGGTTTCTTCCGTTGTCCGCCGTCATGGGAGCCGTCACCTTCGGAGCGTGGGGGGCGGTATGGATGCTTCCTGCCGGTTGGGCGCTCTCCCATGTTGCCGTTTTCCTGTTTTTCCGCCTGGCCCCTCATCTTTAG
- a CDS encoding peptidoglycan DD-metalloendopeptidase family protein translates to MSVAGRWLLYSLLSFLLITLSVVLLTVLLVMGINRDPIHHVAGKPNKQALKQIPSEFLDIYQEAGAKYGIPWNVLAAIHKRETNFGKTTRPGDPERKNMISSKGAIGPFQFLPSTWEAYGVDGNGDGKADPWDVEDAAHAAARYLRDHGGQEDLEKALWHYNHASWYVEDVLRIAEGYLDQTENPTFAAAFPFQWPLPGTGPESISSGFGYRIHPILKTRRFHDGIDIPAATGKPVIAATGGVVRFAGKLGGYGNTVILETVDGIELLYGHLSSIEVRRGEHVKGGQIIGAVGSTGFSTGPHLHFTVRKNRMPVDPLKFFQP, encoded by the coding sequence GTGAGTGTCGCCGGACGATGGCTTCTGTATTCCCTGTTGTCGTTTCTGCTGATCACCCTTTCCGTCGTCCTCCTGACGGTGCTGCTCGTCATGGGCATCAACCGGGACCCCATCCACCACGTGGCGGGAAAGCCGAACAAACAGGCCTTAAAACAGATTCCCTCCGAATTTCTGGACATCTATCAGGAAGCGGGAGCGAAATACGGGATCCCGTGGAATGTCCTCGCCGCCATCCACAAGCGGGAAACCAATTTCGGCAAGACCACCCGCCCGGGGGATCCGGAGCGGAAAAACATGATCTCGAGCAAGGGTGCGATCGGCCCCTTTCAGTTTCTGCCCTCGACCTGGGAAGCCTATGGCGTCGACGGAAACGGCGACGGGAAAGCCGATCCCTGGGATGTGGAGGATGCCGCCCACGCGGCGGCCCGGTACCTGAGGGATCACGGAGGACAGGAGGATCTGGAAAAGGCCCTGTGGCACTACAATCACGCCTCCTGGTACGTGGAAGACGTCCTCCGGATCGCCGAAGGGTATTTGGACCAAACGGAAAATCCGACCTTCGCCGCCGCCTTCCCCTTTCAGTGGCCGTTGCCGGGAACGGGCCCGGAAAGCATTTCCTCCGGATTCGGTTACCGAATCCATCCGATATTGAAAACCCGCCGCTTCCACGACGGGATCGACATCCCCGCCGCGACGGGCAAACCGGTGATCGCCGCAACGGGGGGCGTCGTCCGCTTCGCCGGAAAGCTGGGCGGGTACGGCAACACGGTGATCCTGGAAACGGTGGACGGGATTGAACTCTTGTACGGACACCTTTCCTCCATCGAAGTCCGCCGGGGGGAACACGTCAAGGGAGGACAAATCATCGGCGCCGTGGGAAGCACCGGCTTCTCCACGGGTCCCCATCTCCATTTCACCGTGCGAAAAAACCGGATGCCGGTCGACCCCTTGAAATTCTTTCAACCGTAG